The following is a genomic window from Mus pahari chromosome 1, PAHARI_EIJ_v1.1, whole genome shotgun sequence.
CAAAGTGAGCTCACTTTCTCCCTTGCAATTACTGTGGTTCCCTTTCCCCCTAGTAGAACATGTGGGACTGTGGGCCATGGTGAAAGTGTAGAGAGATACACTCCTTGGGGAGAGGTCCCAGCTGAGGGTGTTGGCTCTGTTCAATCCTTACTCAAAATTTAGAGGAAGTGGCATGTAGTCCTTTGATTTTAGTATCTTGGGAATGATTACAACCATAGTAGTGTTAAAAgtcattaatttaatttttttcctgtcactTTGGTTCAGAATGAAGTCACAGCTCGTTCTCGAATTGCACGAACACTAGGCCTCCGCAGGCCTGTCCGTGGCACCAGCATGCCATCAGTGTACAAGCCCGTGGACCCCTCTCTTGGGCTGATGAGGGCAGATATTGGAGCAGCTTCTCTGTCACTGTTTGGAGATCCCTATGAGCTGGACCCTTTTGACAGGTAATTGCAGTGCTGACTCTCCCAGTGTCCCAGCTCATCCTCTGAGGTGGTTAGGCTGCATGTGGCACCATGTTGGGGTCACAGGTCTGCTCTGTCAGTGTCCCCTTGCCATGTGTCCCCTCCAGCAATGAAGAACAGTCTGCAGATCTGCCTTCCCCTCTGAGTGCCAAGAGGAGAGTGCTGTCCCGCTCAGCTCTGCAGTCTCACCAGCCTGTGGCCAGACCTGTCGCCATGGGGCTCTCTAGGTATGTGGGCAGCAGGGCCATCTGGGGTGGTGAGAGCACTGGGCTAAATCACTTATCCTTTCCATATGGCCCTTGGTGATGTGGCTGAGCTGCTACTCTTGGTGCGATGTGCTTAAGTTGAGGTTGGCTTGAGTGCTAAGTCAAAGCTAATTGTCTCAGGATCAAGTAGTCAAGTAGCACATCTACTAGCCATACTGGCCTTAGTCTCTAAAAGGGAAAGGGTCCTTGGGTGAGGCAGCAGTCCTGGTCTACAGTGTCTAACAGGTAGAGGTAACTTCACTGCCAGCTCATGCCTAGTGGTAGAGTAGGGCTTACATGTGTTATAGGTGATCTCTCCACACGCTTGATCCCCATGATACGGCTCATGGCTGGGAATACAGAGGAACCAAGCTAGCAGAACCACTCTCTGGTCTGTCTATAGGAGGCAGCTTCCTTCTGTGGCCCCAGAGCCCAGTGTGGAGGAGGCCCCCGTTCCTGACCTGTTGGGAAGCATCCTGTCTGGCCAGAGCCTCCTGATGATGAGCAGTGCTGATGTTGTCATACACCGGGATGGCTCTCTCAGCGCCAAGAGGGCAGGTGAGCACCCATGGGGTTGCTGTCCTTCCTCATGGACTTGGGAATGTAAACTCACAGTCCTAGAAACAGATGAGTAGGAGGGGTTCTCAGACTTTGCCCTGAATTGGGGGCAACATTGCTAAGAACATAACCAGTATCAGTCCCGTCAGGGTCTTCCAGGGCCTGCATAGGTAAGTGAGTGTGCCAAGGCCTGCATAGGTAAGTGAGTGTGCCAAGGCCTGCATAGGTAAGTGAGTATGCCAAGGCCTGCATAGGTGAGTGAGTGTGCCAAGGCCTGCATAGGTAAGTGAGTATGCCAAGGCCTGCATAGGTGAGTGAGTGTGCCAAGGCCTGCATAGGTGAGTGTGCCAAGGCCTGCATAGGTGAGTGAGTGTGCCAAGGCCTGCATNTGAGTGTGCCAAGGCCTGCATAGGTGAGTGAGTGTGCCAAGGCCTGCATAGGTGAGTGAGTGTGCCAAGGCCTGCATAGGTGAGTGAGTGTGCCATCTCTGGGGCAGTTCAGGTGCTTAGTGCACAGTGCCCCATGAACCATCATGGTCGAGGGTGGACAGTGCCTCCATCTGCAGCTTCTTGTCTGTCACACTGGATGGGACACATTTGAACCATGGTCAtgtttgaaaagagaaagaacatgccAGGGGGGCATTTATAGTATCACAGGCAGGCAGTGGGACAGCTGACCTGTAACATTGCTGTTGTGCTGTGGAGGGACTACTAGTGTCCACTCTAGAAACAGAGTAGTTTAAGGGTCTGTTCTGACCACACTTCACATGTCATTGAACTCGTTACAGGAGGTGGGAAGGGTTGCTATCTGACTTCTGTTTTCTAGCTCCTGTTTCTCTTCAGCGAAGTTCTGTGACTCAATCCAGAGAAGAGTCCAGGCTCAGAGACAACCCGCAGCCTGGGACACTACCCTCAGAGAGCGCATCTGGTGGACTCCTGGGAGACAGacaaccaaactcagggctgagcTGTGGGGATAGAACAGCTCTGCGCTGTCTCCCTGCCCGCATAGTGCAGACACCTGTGAGGTCAGACCCCTTACTGACCCCTCGCTCAGGTCTGTCTGGGACCCTTTCAGATGCGAACAGGCCCAGCCGGACACACAGCAGCAGCCCCCGACTCAATGGCTCCAATGTACGGGTTGGTTCTGCCTCAGCTAAGATCGTGACTCATTCTAGCTTTCCATCTAAAAATACAGCTTCTGGGCTTCCTCCAAGAACAGGGCCCAGGAGACCTGATTTCTCCAAGCTACCCAGGATACCAAAGCTTCATAGGGATGGCAGTAATAGCACGCAGGACCAGGCCCCAGCCAGCAGGCAGATTGTCGAGCTCCCTAGCACTTGCATCAGCCGCCTGACTGGCAGGGAAGGCCCTGGGCAGCCAGGACGAGTTGACAATGAGCCCAGCAGCAGGGGTCCCCAGGAGACTGGCTCACACACAAGTGGTTCTCGACCTCCTGCGCCCAGCTCCCATGGTAGTCTAGCCCCTCTAGGGCCCTCAAGAGGAAAGGGTATTGGGTCTAGCTTTGAAAGTTTCAGGATCAACATCCCTGGGAACACTGCACATTGTAGCCAGCTGTCTAGCCCTGGTTTCTGTAACACATTCCGGCCAGTAGATAGCAAGGTGCAGAGGAAGGAGAACCCTTCACCCCTCTTCTCCATCAAGAAGCCGAAACAACTCAAAAGTGAAATCTATGACCCATTTGACCCCACTGGCTCGGACTCTAGCCCCCCTAGCAGCAGCCCAGAGAGTCTTGGTCCAGGCCTCCTGCCCTCTGAGATCACAAGAACTATCTCCATCAACAGCCCAAAGGCCCCAGCCTTCCAGACTGTGCGCTGCGTTACCTCCTACAGGGTAGAAAGCATCTTTGAGACTGAGATGGGACCCGAGCCCCAACCCCCTAGTGAGCCTGTATCTGGCATACTTGGCAAGGGACCTGCTGAGGGAACCTCTGATTTGGAGCAAGAGGGACTAGGGGAAATAGATCCTACAGAGATTCAGGGCTCCACAGCCCGAACACAGAGGCCATCCCCACCAGACCCTTGGGATGATGAGGATGAAGTGTCCTGTACTCCCTTCTTTGGCTCTGAGGAACGGACAGTGACATGTGTGACTGTTGAGGAGCCAGGTGTTCCACCAAGCCTAGATGCTCCACAGATAACCACCCACAGAATTGTGGAGTTCAGGGCCTCATCCCGTTCCCGCTCCACCTCCAGCTCCCGAAGTAGGAAGAaaacgaagaagaagaaaaaaaaggttgCCAGAGAGCACCAGAGGACACGCTCCAGCACTCGTTCTGGCTCCAGGGACAGGACTTCACGCTCAGTATCTCCAGTTGCTGAGGAACACACCAAGAGGCACAGAGCCAAGACTAAGAGCCGGAGGTCTTCCAGTGACCGCGCCAGCAGCCAGGACAgagcaaagaggaggaaggacagagatgacagagacagggagcatAGGCGGGGTTCCTGGGGTCATGGCAGGTGCTGGAGGAAGTCCAGGTCTCGCTCAGGGAGTCCTGGCAGTTCTTCCTGTGAGTACCATGAGAGTAGAAGACGGAAGAGGCGGCATTCGGGGTCCAGGTCTCGTGGCAGGGACTGCTCACCACACAGCAGTCTGGAGAGGGACCGGAGACACAAACATCGGGAGAGGAGCCGAGAGCGAATGGACAAGAAGGAGAGTGTGACCCGGTCccgggagaggaggaggtggcgATCTCGGTCGCCTAGCTTGGAGCATAGGCCACGAAGGCCACATTCCCGTGAGAAGCGTCCCCATTCCCCAGAGAAAAAGGGGCCTGTGAGGGAGGTTTCCCCAGTCCCTGCTACACAGGAGGAGTCAAGGCAGGATGTAGACCACTCTGCCAAGCCTCCAGTTTCAGAAGTAAGTGTCCTGCCAGAGGTAGTAAGTGTCCTGCCAGAGGTGGTTGTGGCTGACCTGAACCCTCCAGAAGTCCCTCCTGTCCTGACAGAACCAGTTGCATGTGTGCCTGAGGACCTGGACTATGGTGATTCTGTGGAGGCAGGCCATGTCTTTGAGGATTTTTCAAATGAAGCTATCTTCATCCAGCTCGATGACATGAGCTCACCTCCTTCTCCTGAGAGTACAGACTCCTCCCCTGAGAGAGACTTCCCACCAAATCCCATATTGCCTCCAGCCAGCCTTCCACAAGATAGTACTTTACCTACCATCCAAAGGGAGGTGTTACCGATTCACAGTGAAGATATCTCAAAGCCTGTACCCCAGGCATTGGCCCCGTCAGACCAGAGTCTGCTCAGGCAAGACACTGTAGAGACCACCACTACAACTCCCAGCGCCCCAGCTGTGATGCCCATGACAAAGGACGGTCCGGTGCTGAGTGCGAGTGGATGGGAAGCAGTCAGGCCCAGGGATGCTATGGCCCAGGCCCCACTGCTACGATCCCGCACCCTGGTGAAGAGAGTCACCTGGAACCTGCAGGAAGCAGAGCGCAGCCCCCCAGCCCTGGACAGAGATCCAAGTGAGTTTGTCCTGCCCCTGGCTGGGACCCTGGTGGTGGTTGTCCTTGTGGGTCAGGGGTGTAGAGCAGGCATGAGGCAGAGGGGCAGCCTCCCTAAGAGCCTCTCCTGACAATTTTGGGGCCCCTAACCAAGTACAGCTTCTAATAGACACATCTGCAGCCTGGCCTTGGTCCCCACTGCTGTTCTCTGAAAATGTTTTGGCCAGGGTTGACCACAAGGCATCCACACTCCCTGTCTGTTGGGTCCTCAGGGACACCACTTCAGAGGCCCCAGAGGCCCCAGGAAGGAGACTGGGATGCAGAGGACAGGGCCCTCATAGGATTTCAGCAGGCACCATTCTCCGAGCTGCCCCCTCCCATCCACGTGCTCCAGGAGTCTGGGTTACCTGATGCAGATCCCTCTCAGGTGGGTGCTGGGCTAGAGGGACATGGTCCTTGTGCTGGGCTTTTTGGGCTGCCCTGCCCAGGGCTTAGACCTCATGGTGCTACTTCCTTTCTATACAGCCCCCTGGTGCTCCCAGGGCAGAAGGGCTGCCAGCTGTTGGGACTCTACACTCAGCAGGGGGTATTCTTGCCCAGGTTTACAGCCCCAACATGCCACCACCCTTGGCTCAGCCCTCAAGCATCCTGCCCTATGCACTGGTCAGCCAGCCCTCAGTCCAGTTGATACTGCAGGGGACCCTTCCCCTAGCAGGCTGCGGTACAGCACAGAGCCTGGCACCAGTGCCCACAATACCAGCTACAGTCTCAGAGCTAGCTGTTCCAACCACCAACAACTCAGAAGAAGGGACTGCTACTCCCAAAACACCTGCTGAGAAGACCAAAAAGGAGGAGGTGAGTGATGCTGCCTGTCCTTCTACAGCCCCTGTCTTATTTGGGCCTGATTTTAGGTATAGTATCCAGGCCTGTGGACTTGGTCAGGGTGGTAAGAGAGCAGCCAGCCCATTGTCTTTAGTGTTCTTTGGCAAATGAATATCCCAGaactcctggcttctcaccaATGGGCCCACAGGTCAGTTTTGGCCATCTTGCCACAGGGTCACACATGTCCTCCTCACTCCTAGTACATGAAGAAGCTGCACATGCAAGAACGGGCTGTGGAGGAGGTGAAGCTGGCCATTAAACCCTTCTACCAGAAGAGAGAAGTGACCAAGGAGGAGTACAAGGACATACTGCGCAAAGCAGTGCAGAAGGTAGGCTGCAGGCAGACACACATGCCTTTTTGGCAACTCTGAGGTTGCAAGTGACACATTGTGACATGGAATAGCTAAATCTGTATGTGTCAGATAGCTGCCATTTCTAGTTTGCATGGACTCCTGGGTCTGTAAGTATGAAGTCAGCCAGCTACTACAAAGTGCCTCTCAGACAATGctcattaaaactaaaataatagatGAGGAATTTCAGATGTCCTCAATCCACCCAATTTCTTTGGATCTTTGGAGGAACTAAGTCTCTGAGAGATGGGAAGGTTTTTCTATAGGAACAAGTTCTAGCTTTTTTCTGACCTCTGACACAGGAAGACAAACCTTAGCAGCTCTGTGACGtgtaattacagatgtgtgtgtggggcGGGCATACAAGCTCCCTTAACAAGACCAAAGGCACTACTTGAGATGGTCAGGACAAGGAAGCCTGGTTGAGTTGATCTTTGTGACAGGTCGAGAGAGCACTCAGAATCATGTGTTCTTCCTTCAGATCTGCCACAGCAAGAGTGGCGAAATCAACCCTGTAAAGGTGGCCAACCTGGTGAAGGCCTATGTGGACAAATACAGGCATATGCGCAGGCACAAGAAGACTGAAGGTGGAGAGGAGCCACCCACTCAGGGTGCTGAGACCTGAGGCTAGCCACTGTCTGGGGAGGCATCCCCAGCGGGAAAGAAATGGGGCTGCCAGCACTCCTGCCTCTGAGGTTCTCATGATACCTGTCTGCACCTGTCTTGCTTATAATTGAAAACTGgactttttatatgtatattatagatACATTGTTTCCATTGTGTTTTAATTTATCAAAAATGGCTTATGTTTAGAAACTTTTCTATGGACTGGTGCTTAGAAGGTGAAGTGTTTTTGGTTTCAGAAAgcctgatggctcagtgggaagcgTCTGTATCTGCTACACAGCCAGCTGCCAGCATTCCCGCAGGATGGTCATGCAGGACAGTCTCTGCTTAGCAGCTCTCTTCCTCTAGTTGCTTTGTGCTCCTGTCAGGAGACCGGACACAGTGCTGTGGGTCTCAGAGGCTTAGGCACACACAGGCCCCACCTTCCCAAGTATACCTGGCACCGGGAGTGTGTTCCCGATTCCTGTCTTAAGAGTGTTTGTACCCAGTAAGAGCTCTGCTAACCAGCTCTTGATTGTGAAAGTGAGTGCTGCAAAGGAGGCCTGGTGTGTAGGGACTGGGGGTCACCTTCTTTCAAGGGACTCCACGAGGTCCACTAGAGATAATATACAGCAAGGAGTAGACCTGACCCAGGGTAGCACtgattctgaaatatttattggGAGCTGGGGTTCAGAATCAAGGCCACTGACCCAGGTCCATGAGGAAGTGTTCGATGTCTTCGTAGAGACTATTGGTGCTAGACAAGCACAGGCCGAGACTGCTGCTGTCCAGGGAGGACGCACCCTCACGCTGTACGCCCTCTAGGTATGCCTTGCatacccatggttccagctgcggAAAGGACACGTGTTAGGGCTCTTACCCAGCAGCCCATACCTTCCCTTGGCCCACCCGGGCTCTACCTTCACCAGGATCAGGCTCTTCTCCTTGGGCCTCCCTGCTGACAAGTCTTGCCCAAAACCCAGGTAGATGGTGTAGTGTGGTGATCCTTGCCTCCTCCGAGCCTGGAACTCCTCCAGTTCTGTTAAGGAGATAGCTCTGGTGAGCAGGTTAAGAAAGACTCCAGGCCCCAGAGGACAGCACCCCAGCCAGAGACACCTCACTGACCTCGGAAGAAAGTGCTGAAGTCAAAGATGGGGGTGTGGCAGTTGCGCTCCagcagctggggtggggtggaggggtcGGTAGTGCCCATAGGGCTGCCCACCTCCCAGTACACCTTGCACTTGCCCATACGCAGGGCCCACAGTGATGGTCCCCGGAGCTCCAGCTGAAGGCCGGGAGACACATGCTGTAGAAGAGTCTCTGTGTAGTGCAGCTGCTTCTGATCTGGGAGCTCAGCGGGGCTGGGGAAAATCACCGGCTGGGGCTCTGAAGTTCTTACTGCTGGGGCCATCGGGTTATACAGGAACACGCATCTGGGGTGCCCCACCATTGCCTGTAGCACTGTGCGGCCCTTGTACATGATGGTCACATCCAGGAACCCAAGGTTGTGCTCTGTGTATAGACCAAGCTGTGAGTGGTAGGTTTGGGTGGAGCCTTTTGTCCCATGCCCCCTGCCAAGGACCCATTCACCTCCCACTGAGGTGCAGGTATGAGGGGTCAGTGGGGCAGTTTTCTGCCTGGGAGGCTAGGTGTGTAGTAGGAAGAGCCAGGCTAGCGCCTCAGCCCTAACCCACAGGAGCCTCACCCATCTTGAGAGCTGGCTGTTGAagcctggggctggggacagCTTCCACCTGCCATGCTGCATAGGGTTCCTCGGAAACATGTTCTTGCTCCTGGCCTGAGGGCAAATTGGAGCTGCCTGTCCATCTTACCCCAGCTTCCCACCCCTGTCATTTTAGCATTCTTATCTTTTCTCCTCCCAGCAAGGACTCTGTTGTCCTCCCTCTTACAGCCTTGGGCAGATGGGGGTTCTCTAGCTTAGCTCCAGCTCTGTAACAGTTGCTGTCTCTCACCAGGAGCCTGTGGTGGGACGGAGTCTGCCCCAGACTCAGATTCCAGGATGTGGCTGTACTGCAGAACCTGAAGCAAGAGGTCCCCAGCATCACTAGAAAGCAGAGGGCTTGGGGTTTGGAGCCCAGCATTTCCTC
Proteins encoded in this region:
- the Irf7 gene encoding interferon regulatory factor 7 isoform X1, with amino-acid sequence MAEVRGVQRVLFGDWLLGEVSSGQYEGLQWLNEAHTVFRVPWKHFGRRDLDEADAHIFKAWAVARGRWPPSGVNLPPPEAEAAERRERRGWKTNFRCALRSTGRFILRQDNSGDPADPHKVYELSPELGSTVGPAMETREVTLGNALPTQVLQYSHILESESGADSVPPQAPGQEQEHVSEEPYAAWQVEAVPSPRLQQPALKMEHNLGFLDVTIMYKGRTVLQAMVGHPRCVFLYNPMAPAVRTSEPQPVIFPSPAELPDQKQLHYTETLLQHVSPGLQLELRGPSLWALRMGKCKVYWEVGSPMGTTDPSTPPQLLERNCHTPIFDFSTFFRELEEFQARRRQGSPHYTIYLGFGQDLSAGRPKEKSLILVKLEPWVCKAYLEGVQREGASSLDSSSLGLCLSSTNSLYEDIEHFLMDLGQWP
- the Irf7 gene encoding interferon regulatory factor 7 isoform X2, producing MAEVRGVQRVLFGDWLLGEVSSGQYEGLQWLNEAHTVFRVPWKHFGRRDLDEADAHIFKAWAVARGRWPPSGVNLPPPEAEAAERRERRGWKTNFRCALRSTGRFILRQDNSGDPADPHKVYELSPELGSTVGPAMETREVTLGNALPTQVLQYSHILESESGADSVPPQAPEHNLGFLDVTIMYKGRTVLQAMVGHPRCVFLYNPMAPAVRTSEPQPVIFPSPAELPDQKQLHYTETLLQHVSPGLQLELRGPSLWALRMGKCKVYWEVGSPMGTTDPSTPPQLLERNCHTPIFDFSTFFRELEEFQARRRQGSPHYTIYLGFGQDLSAGRPKEKSLILVKLEPWVCKAYLEGVQREGASSLDSSSLGLCLSSTNSLYEDIEHFLMDLGQWP